From the Asterias amurensis chromosome 1, ASM3211899v1 genome, the window AAAACAATAAGACAGAATTGTTATCATTACTGGTGGAGAGCTAAAGACCCAGTAACTAGCACTGGGATGCTGTACTCCCCTTTTTGATTTGACAGCTGTTGGCCTCCAATTGAAATTAAAGACTTTGACAGATCTGTCGCCCTAGGTCCGATTCTCAAAgtaaaaaaacttaaaatagaGAAGGTACAGGTCCCCGGTTGGTCTAATCgagatcttaaaaaaaaaaatgtactgaGTGTTGCAACAAGCGAATTGTATCCAGCGACCTCGATATGTTACTGTAGTAGGGCCGGGGAGACCCAGcaatgggggagggggtgggggggggggggggcatgggcCCCGGGGCATCAAACATTTACATAATGATCATCGTCGTCGtggcttaaaaaaaatgttactaaATAAGTCAGCGGTTGACAGTAGGTTGCTTTATAATAAGTGTACTACTGAAAACATGTCATCTAATTCCAAGTCATTTTACTAGTTATGGTTTAACTCAACTGAGCTGACTAAAGCACtagattgttgttgttgtttggaaTTGGGCCCGCCCATCCCCGAAGTTTTTACTGAAGACTTGACTTGAGCGAGATGAGAATGTGAATTTACTCTTTGTTTACAAACGTACTAGAATGAGTTAAAAATCCAGTCACTCGATCGACAAAAGAGAAAAAGTAATACCAACAAAACCTCCAACGTATATTGATAATTGAAATGCAACTGTACCCTTCGAAACGAGCTGATAATCTCGGTGGAAGTCCATCATTCTCATCACTGCTTGTCGCCGTCATGTTGATGATCAGTTAATTCTTGGTCAAGTCATTGTGTTTTATTGTCGACACTACGTAAACTCGTATACATACTGGTAAAGTATCGATTCTTGAGAAAGCATTGGGAGTAATGTCGTAAATTTACAATGGTATCGATACTTGAGTCCGCGAAGAATACAATTTCAAATAATCGAGATTCCTGCACATTATGTACAGTACCTAGACGTATTCGACGGAACATCAACGCAATAATATGATGTTGACTATTTTCTTAATAATTTTTGTCAACACAAACACGTGACTTGCAGCATGCAGTCGGTCGTCTGCTAAATTGTCACTTTTGCAGAACGTGTCAAAATCAGGTCCTTGTAGTTTTTCTCCTCTCAATATTTCCAAGTCGCTGTAACATTATCATAAGCTTGAATAAGTGGTTCGTAAATGTGGAACCGTGTGCAAGAAGGGAGCAAGGAACATCTTTGAGGTAGGCTGGCTGCAGTGTCAGAAGCAAGagcatttcttttttaataaaattgcaTATAGAAAATGTgaagagtttttttcttctgttcttTGCAGATGGACATCTCAAGCATTCGTATGGAACCGTTGCACAGAAGACCAGATTTAATTGATGCTTGTGCGGACTTACTTAACGCTCAATGGCCTCGCAGTAAAGCAGCAAGGTAATATATACTTGAAATAAGATTAGATTTAGAGCATGGGAGAATAATAAAACCCACCCTACTGATGTTGAATTTCAATTAATAAGTTTTGTCAGTGTACAAATGTACATCACTTCCACTTATTctgaaaataaatgtattgGACGTATTATTCACCATGTCCAGTGCTCCAGCCAAGTATTGCTGTAAGTAATGCATAGAATCTCTGCTTATAAATGTGTACACTCGTAAGAATGTTGAGACACATTTTTCGTGGAAATATTATAGAGGAAGCAGGTACATAGAAAGCAGGTCCACTCCACTATGGCCCTGTTTTCTGGTTTCTTTTTCAATGGGGACTATATATAGAGGTAGCTGTGTGGAGTGAATTATGGCCGCgtattctatagttactccAGAAAGCAGGCCTGATACCTAATGGACAGTGGAAGCAGTTGCCTAGTTGCCTTTAAATTTCCTTACCTTATGAAGGTGCCCCTTACAAAGGAAAACTACCTTGCTAATACAACAACAACGTTGAGGTCAGTCAGGTTGGCTTAGTGGTTTCTCTCCATGCCTTTCACCTTTGTGGACCCCAGCTTGAGCTGGGATCGGGGCCTTGCTTATAAGGATTGGGTTTTTCATACCTACGGTACCTGACTGCGCGGGTTTTACCCTCCCGAGGGGTTTTCTTCCCACGTCTAGCTATAAATGAAGATTCTTCATTGGTTTCTCTACAAAAAGTTGTTGTGATGTTTGTTTCCATGAGGATGCTTTGTCGACTGCATAATTTTGATtcagaagtatcaggcctgcatgatTGACATGATGAATTAATTGTTTATAATACTGTTTTTATtaacttttggtttttacccatacaccgatgtgtgttagcactgtatactcagtactttcccaagtcctttgaaaaaaatatcacaatcacaggcatatttactcgggttggattcgaacccacgacccttgcaattctagagcagtgtcttaccaactagactaccgagattgcccggtagctagaggcagtttgaatcctatgttttggcagcgggtaggTTGAAACCAAAAGTTAAGATtctctatccccgatgcaaatttaacatctattatacttttttttattgtttagaCTTCACTCATTGGATAAGTCACGCGATGAACTTCCGTACTCACTTGTGATGGTGGCTAATGAACAGGGAAGCTCAAGTCCAGCTGTAATTGGTTACTGCAGATTGGCCAGAGTCATCAGCATGCCAAGCAGTGTCCTCATTGAATCCGGTAAGAAGGAAAATTACATTGACAATGAAAATGCAGTACACTGTTGAAGATGCAATTGTCTTTAAATGTAATCTATAAAGGCATTGTCACACGGGGCAATTTtttcaggcaacttggaggcaaccaagtGCACTATATATGcaaaaggaacactttggtagcacaaGAGACAATCTTCTAGTTGTAACTCATTATTCCCAGcgggaaaataatgaaaaaaactgAAATCTGAATGAATTTCCtttttggagattgcctggaactggttgcctttaAGTTGCATCATGTGGCAAGGCCTTTAGGCCAGTACAATGTCATCATTCCAAGGCATTTTGGCAAAGAACTATCCCTCATCCCTCATCCCTCATCCAGCAGTGCTGGTACTCTAGACAACAAATAATTGGCCGTAATGCACTGCCATTAATTTATTTAGTTGaggggtagggggggggggtggggggggggggggcaaaatgATGCTTGCATTGATTAACTTTTACTGGCTGTTGCATATAAGGGAAACTCCTCAAAGTCgatgttaaattttgcattCAATTTTTCTAGTCCTATATTCTATATGTATAAATCACTTTTGCTAATTTCTCTTTCTTTTATCAGTCGTTGTCCCAGAACATCTGAGAGGTAAAGGTATCGGACGACAGGTCATGGCGATGGCTGAAACACATGCTAAGAGTCAAGGCTATACCACTATGTTTCTTAACACTAAAGACAAGCAGGGCTTCTACTCTCATCTTGGATATGAGTTCTGCTCACCGGTCAATACCCTAAATGCTCAGGTGAACAATTATTCTTGTCCAAAGACAACTTTATAAGCATTCATTCATGAAAAGTTTGAGGAGTGACAAGCAATAGTGAAAAATTTTACAACATTATCAGattgttttcaaaatattaatttttcacTATGAATTTAAAGCTTGAACAAGAACAGTCACCATAATgaaaagtttccttttgaatggCTCTCATCGTTGAGAAAGCTACACTAACCAAATGTCACCTGCAAGGTTACTGCAACACTCTAAAGTTTTTCTCAAAGTATTTGAATACccttacatttttatttcactTGTTTGATTTATGACTCGCTTTGTGACGGCTAAATGACACAAAGTGCATGTTACAGACTTTCCCCAAAACCAATGAtaacacatgtacatgaaccACCCTGAAAACAGGGTTGTAGGCAAGAATTGTTTAGTAATACTGAATAACTCCTTTGAAGTGACACATTCCTGATCACGTAAACCATTGGGGAAATTTGTGTGTCGATTCATTTAAGATTTGTTATGCCGTCTCAATGTTCTTCTG encodes:
- the LOC139945853 gene encoding N-alpha-acetyltransferase 80-like isoform X1 produces the protein MWAMDISSIRMEPLHRRPDLIDACADLLNAQWPRSKAARLHSLDKSRDELPYSLVMVANEQGSSSPAVIGYCRLARVISMPSSVLIESVVVPEHLRGKGIGRQVMAMAETHAKSQGYTTMFLNTKDKQGFYSHLGYEFCSPVNTLNAQMLETCDCSPTTPSPPCENQTHCSSNSCTSVSQEPRVSDVRLSEPDGGCLEGREATSDNRVDVQRDNKVQSVSNLSHTLVSVPPPPPPPPLKLNTFTTLSPIYWMKKDVS
- the LOC139945853 gene encoding N-alpha-acetyltransferase 80-like isoform X2; the encoded protein is MDISSIRMEPLHRRPDLIDACADLLNAQWPRSKAARLHSLDKSRDELPYSLVMVANEQGSSSPAVIGYCRLARVISMPSSVLIESVVVPEHLRGKGIGRQVMAMAETHAKSQGYTTMFLNTKDKQGFYSHLGYEFCSPVNTLNAQMLETCDCSPTTPSPPCENQTHCSSNSCTSVSQEPRVSDVRLSEPDGGCLEGREATSDNRVDVQRDNKVQSVSNLSHTLVSVPPPPPPPPLKLNTFTTLSPIYWMKKDVS